One part of the Terriglobales bacterium genome encodes these proteins:
- a CDS encoding cation:proton antiporter → MPQNADTFLLELFAIFVWAKVFAEIFEQLSLPAVLGEILAGVILGPQATGLVVPTDTVGSIAEIGAIFLLFTVGLETRPQDLIRVGRQSVRVAIAGVAIPFLLGLTYLHMKGGPVHESIFVAAAMVATSVGITARVLSDIHALNTREARIILGAAVFDDILGMIVLTIVAGLATGGSIRWIHITVLVVEALGFAIFMIFIGPRVVGRMRTGLERMSTHDAPLILALAICLGLSVAATKIGMAAIVGAFFAGLMFADYSPEWNLQPRVHAINEFLAPFFFFVMGARLNIHLFSGEVWVTAIVISLLAIVSKVLGCGLPMIGEGVSTAVKVGVGMMPRGEVALIVALIGLQMKAISQQAYAVVIFMAGVTTLLAPPLLRYLFRHIEPEGSGPPDEREAQISESSVG, encoded by the coding sequence ATGCCGCAGAATGCCGATACCTTCCTGCTCGAACTGTTCGCAATTTTTGTTTGGGCCAAGGTGTTTGCTGAAATTTTTGAGCAACTCTCTTTGCCGGCGGTGCTGGGGGAAATTCTCGCCGGTGTGATTCTGGGCCCGCAAGCCACCGGCCTGGTGGTGCCCACCGACACGGTCGGGTCGATCGCGGAAATCGGCGCGATATTCCTGCTGTTCACAGTCGGCCTGGAGACACGACCGCAGGACCTGATCCGGGTGGGGCGGCAATCGGTACGCGTCGCCATCGCCGGTGTCGCCATCCCTTTCCTGCTTGGCTTGACCTACCTGCACATGAAAGGCGGACCGGTGCACGAATCCATCTTCGTCGCCGCGGCCATGGTGGCGACGAGCGTGGGCATCACGGCGCGTGTCTTGAGCGACATTCATGCCCTCAACACGCGCGAGGCGCGCATCATCCTGGGCGCGGCGGTGTTCGATGACATTCTCGGCATGATCGTGCTGACCATCGTAGCCGGCTTGGCCACCGGGGGCAGCATCCGCTGGATTCACATCACGGTTCTGGTTGTGGAAGCGCTGGGGTTCGCCATTTTCATGATCTTCATTGGCCCTCGCGTGGTGGGCCGCATGCGCACCGGACTGGAACGCATGTCAACGCATGACGCGCCTCTGATCCTGGCACTCGCCATCTGCCTCGGCCTCTCGGTAGCTGCCACCAAGATCGGTATGGCGGCGATCGTGGGCGCCTTCTTTGCCGGGCTGATGTTCGCCGACTACTCTCCGGAATGGAACCTGCAGCCGCGGGTACACGCGATCAACGAATTCCTGGCGCCGTTCTTTTTCTTCGTCATGGGCGCGCGCCTCAACATTCACCTGTTCAGCGGTGAAGTGTGGGTGACCGCCATCGTGATTTCGCTGTTGGCAATCGTTTCCAAGGTGCTGGGATGCGGGCTGCCGATGATTGGAGAAGGCGTCTCCACGGCGGTGAAGGTGGGGGTGGGAATGATGCCGCGCGGCGAGGTCGCGCTGATTGTCGCCCTGATCGGTCTGCAGATGAAAGCCATATCGCAGCAGGCCTACGCCGTTGTGATCTTCATGGCCGGCGTAACCACCCTGCTGGCCCCGCCCCTGCTGCGCTACCTGTTCCGCCACATCGAACCGGAAGGCAGCGGCCCGCCCGACGAGAGGGAAGCTCAAATCAGCGAGAGCAGCGTCGGGTAA
- the fabG gene encoding 3-oxoacyl-[acyl-carrier-protein] reductase produces MSDYRGIRLDGRVALVTGGSQGIGRACAIALAEAGAVVALAARNQEKLAETAGLISGSGGRAETFKLDVASEEQIKAGIKAVVAKLGKLDILVNNAGITRDQLALRMKRGDWDDVMATNLTGAFLCCQQALGPMLRQRWGRIINISSIFGQIGQAGQANYAASKAGLIGLTMALAREVASRNITVNAVAPGWVETAMTDGLAPDLKKSALQMIPLGRAGTAQEVAAAVRFLASEEAGYITGHVLNVNGGMLMG; encoded by the coding sequence ATGTCGGACTACCGGGGAATCCGGCTGGACGGGCGCGTGGCATTGGTGACCGGCGGGTCGCAAGGCATCGGGCGGGCCTGCGCCATCGCCCTGGCTGAAGCGGGTGCGGTGGTCGCGCTAGCCGCCCGCAATCAGGAGAAGCTGGCGGAAACCGCCGGGCTGATTTCCGGCAGCGGCGGCCGCGCCGAAACTTTCAAGCTCGACGTGGCCAGCGAAGAGCAGATCAAGGCAGGCATCAAGGCGGTCGTGGCCAAGCTCGGAAAACTTGACATTCTGGTCAACAACGCCGGAATCACGCGCGACCAGCTTGCCCTGCGCATGAAACGGGGCGACTGGGACGATGTTATGGCCACCAACCTTACCGGCGCCTTCCTGTGCTGCCAGCAGGCACTGGGCCCGATGCTGCGCCAGCGCTGGGGAAGGATTATCAACATCAGCAGCATCTTCGGCCAGATTGGGCAGGCCGGCCAGGCTAACTACGCGGCATCAAAAGCGGGGCTGATTGGACTGACCATGGCGCTGGCGCGCGAAGTCGCGTCACGGAATATCACCGTCAATGCCGTAGCTCCGGGATGGGTGGAGACGGCCATGACCGATGGGCTCGCGCCGGATCTGAAGAAGAGCGCGCTGCAGATGATTCCGCTGGGGCGCGCGGGCACGGCCCAAGAAGTGGCAGCGGCGGTACGCTTTCTCGCCTCCGAGGAAGCCGGCTATATCACCGGTCACGTGCTCAACGTGAACGGCGGGATGCTCATGGGTTGA
- a CDS encoding PAS domain S-box protein: MAGLKDDPIAVNLPSAEEARIRLAAIVESSDDAIISKTLDGIITSWNAAATRLFGYQPEEIIGRSILTLIPAELQHEEPFIISKLRAGERIEHYETRRVRKDGTIFDVSLTISPIKDSTGRVIGSSKIARDITERKHAQAALIQSEKLAAIGRMAAAIAHEVNNPLEAITNLAYLLVHQPSLDEEARRWARLLFDEVGRASRITKQSLAYYRDTDHPVPVNVTELVESVIDLHRPALMKKNIRLRTMHCDDTATVCGLASELRQVLANLFLNAMDAVSVGGALLVKVVTRPDGMVRIAVADNGSGIRRDQRQRLFEPFFTTKAGRGTGLGLWVSDGIVRKHGGRIRVHSSTASGRSGTIFTVVLPAHRGQAEVSNAA; the protein is encoded by the coding sequence TTGGCCGGTCTAAAGGATGACCCGATCGCGGTGAATTTACCCAGCGCGGAGGAGGCCCGCATACGCCTGGCGGCCATCGTTGAGTCCTCCGACGATGCCATTATCAGTAAAACCCTGGATGGAATTATTACCAGTTGGAACGCCGCTGCTACCCGTTTGTTTGGTTATCAGCCCGAGGAGATCATCGGCCGCTCCATTCTCACGCTGATTCCCGCTGAACTGCAGCACGAGGAGCCTTTCATCATTAGCAAGCTGCGCGCCGGGGAGCGCATTGAACATTACGAGACTCGTCGCGTTCGCAAGGACGGCACGATCTTCGATGTCTCGCTGACTATCTCGCCGATCAAAGACTCCACCGGGCGGGTGATCGGGTCTTCCAAGATTGCCCGCGACATTACCGAGCGCAAGCATGCCCAGGCAGCCCTGATTCAGTCAGAGAAACTGGCCGCCATCGGCCGCATGGCCGCCGCTATCGCGCACGAGGTCAACAATCCGCTGGAAGCGATCACCAACCTGGCCTACCTGCTGGTGCACCAGCCCTCGCTCGATGAGGAGGCTCGCCGCTGGGCCCGATTGCTCTTCGACGAAGTCGGCCGTGCCAGTCGCATCACCAAGCAGAGCCTCGCCTATTACCGTGATACCGACCACCCGGTGCCGGTGAACGTTACGGAACTCGTAGAAAGTGTCATCGATCTGCACCGGCCGGCGTTGATGAAAAAGAACATTCGGTTGCGGACAATGCACTGCGATGACACCGCCACGGTGTGCGGTCTTGCCTCCGAACTCCGCCAGGTATTGGCCAACCTCTTTCTCAATGCGATGGACGCGGTGAGCGTGGGAGGCGCACTGCTGGTCAAAGTGGTAACTCGCCCCGATGGAATGGTACGCATTGCCGTCGCCGACAATGGCAGCGGCATACGCAGGGATCAGCGCCAGCGGCTATTCGAGCCCTTTTTCACCACCAAGGCCGGCCGCGGGACCGGCTTGGGACTGTGGGTCAGCGATGGTATTGTTCGCAAGCATGGCGGCCGCATTCGCGTACATTCCTCAACGGCAAGCGGTCGCAGCGGCACCATCTTTACTGTCGTCCTGCCTGCCCACCGCGGGCAAGCGGAAGTTTCCAACGCGGCATAA
- a CDS encoding glycosyltransferase — MDERKKAKEATILRDRDGKQESAPSPPAAATPRSRDGKQESASSRPGANDVRDRDAKQESVTSPAAVAASRSAGSTTAPPAEVPPKERRKRPRISDTPPLPPPPPRLDDYEPIIGRPELDELRFLARQLRGKTVKMVNSTAVGGGVAEILNRLVPLMNELEVHTKWEVITGGNDFFEVTKGFHNALHGGEYNLTQQAKDIFMLYNEQNRARMEFGEDLFVIHDPQPAGLIRSRARNRGRWIWRCHIDVSNPHPEVWGFLRPMVEQYDAAIFSSPAFSRQLSIPQYLFYPAIDPLSEKNKELPEEYIAKVCDDFGIDRTRPIVTQISRFDRLKDPVGVIQAYKLAKKYVDCQLVLAGGGATDDPEGAAVLQEVMDEAGEDPDVIVLNLPPWSALEINALQRASTIVVQKSLKEGFGLTVTEALWKNKPVIAGAVGGIPTQIIHKLTGVLVHSVEGCAYQIRYLLTHPEYAAQMGRNGREHAKENFLMTSNLKRYLLLFQIMLGMARPEKEPIEE, encoded by the coding sequence ATGGACGAGCGCAAAAAAGCGAAGGAAGCCACCATCCTGCGCGACCGGGACGGCAAGCAAGAAAGCGCGCCCAGCCCGCCCGCTGCCGCCACCCCGCGCAGCCGAGATGGGAAGCAAGAGAGCGCGTCCAGCAGACCTGGCGCGAACGACGTCCGCGACCGGGATGCCAAGCAGGAGAGCGTGACCAGTCCCGCCGCGGTAGCGGCCTCCCGTTCGGCTGGAAGCACCACGGCGCCTCCGGCCGAGGTGCCCCCAAAAGAGCGACGCAAGCGCCCGCGTATTTCCGATACCCCGCCGCTGCCTCCGCCTCCGCCTCGGCTCGACGACTACGAGCCCATCATCGGTCGTCCTGAGCTTGACGAGCTACGTTTTTTGGCCCGTCAACTGCGCGGCAAGACGGTCAAGATGGTGAATTCGACTGCGGTGGGAGGCGGCGTCGCGGAGATCCTCAACCGACTCGTTCCGCTGATGAACGAACTCGAAGTCCATACCAAGTGGGAAGTCATCACCGGCGGGAACGACTTTTTCGAAGTAACCAAGGGCTTCCACAACGCGCTGCACGGCGGCGAGTACAACCTGACGCAGCAAGCCAAAGACATCTTCATGCTCTATAACGAGCAGAACCGCGCGCGCATGGAGTTCGGGGAAGACTTGTTCGTCATTCACGATCCCCAGCCAGCCGGGCTCATCCGCTCACGGGCGCGCAACCGGGGCCGCTGGATTTGGCGCTGCCACATCGATGTCAGCAACCCCCACCCCGAAGTCTGGGGATTCCTGCGCCCGATGGTCGAGCAGTACGACGCGGCGATTTTCTCCTCGCCTGCATTCTCGCGCCAGCTGTCGATCCCGCAGTACTTGTTCTATCCCGCCATTGATCCGCTGTCGGAGAAGAACAAGGAACTGCCGGAGGAATACATCGCCAAGGTCTGCGACGACTTCGGCATTGATCGCACTCGTCCCATCGTCACCCAGATCTCGCGTTTCGACCGCCTCAAGGACCCCGTGGGCGTGATTCAGGCCTACAAGCTGGCCAAGAAATATGTGGATTGCCAGCTGGTGCTGGCCGGCGGTGGAGCGACCGACGATCCGGAAGGCGCCGCCGTGCTGCAGGAAGTCATGGACGAGGCCGGGGAAGATCCCGACGTAATCGTGCTCAACCTGCCACCCTGGTCGGCGCTGGAGATCAATGCCTTGCAGCGCGCCTCCACCATCGTTGTTCAGAAGTCTCTCAAAGAAGGTTTCGGTCTCACCGTTACCGAGGCGCTATGGAAAAACAAGCCGGTAATCGCCGGCGCTGTGGGCGGCATTCCAACCCAGATCATCCACAAGCTCACCGGCGTTCTGGTGCACTCGGTGGAAGGCTGTGCTTACCAGATCCGCTACCTGCTCACCCATCCGGAATACGCCGCCCAGATGGGCCGCAACGGGCGGGAGCATGCCAAGGAAAACTTCCTGATGACCAGCAACTTGAAGCGCTACCTGCTGCTGTTCCAGATCATGCTGGGCATGGCGCGGCCGGAGAAGGAGCCCATAGAAGAATGA
- a CDS encoding DUF5752 family protein: MATVQVPSLVDRWARAPFYFNSAAHLLRIGRERATNLAELLDALRSCPNDSIFQHTFQTLQEHHFIREGFSNDFAHWAFAACNEVGLAERLAAIDVREFTSIPDLRNRLVDITEEYLQRNARARDRAALEPFYFCASDTVVIPTPFVARNLAEFIDSLKKVSIHSIHYHFIEARLRLKLNSNDFSIWLEEEMDLGAVADRLNRIDIYTSTLHDVRDQILRILEKVPQRAH; this comes from the coding sequence ATGGCGACCGTGCAGGTCCCATCCCTTGTGGACCGTTGGGCGCGTGCGCCCTTTTACTTTAATTCCGCCGCGCACCTGCTTCGCATCGGCCGGGAGCGCGCCACGAACCTTGCGGAACTGCTCGACGCCCTTCGCAGCTGCCCCAACGATTCCATTTTTCAGCACACCTTCCAGACGCTGCAGGAGCACCATTTCATTCGCGAAGGTTTTTCCAACGACTTCGCGCACTGGGCCTTTGCCGCCTGCAACGAGGTAGGGCTGGCGGAGCGTTTGGCCGCCATTGATGTCCGCGAATTTACCAGCATTCCCGACCTCCGCAATCGGCTGGTTGATATCACTGAGGAATATCTCCAGCGCAACGCCCGCGCGCGGGATCGCGCCGCCCTGGAGCCGTTTTATTTCTGCGCCTCTGACACGGTGGTCATTCCCACTCCGTTCGTCGCGCGCAACCTTGCCGAATTTATTGACTCTTTGAAAAAGGTCAGCATTCACAGCATTCACTACCACTTTATCGAGGCCCGGCTGCGGTTGAAATTGAACTCCAATGACTTCTCCATCTGGCTGGAAGAAGAGATGGACTTGGGGGCGGTGGCCGACCGGTTGAATCGTATCGACATTTACACCTCGACCTTGCACGATGTTCGCGACCAGATTTTACGTATCCTGGAAAAAGTTCCACAACGGGCGCACTGA
- a CDS encoding DUF4118 domain-containing protein — MKRKGPLAHSLWLVVALSACALAAWSATLVRWRSPLQEVVPFAILGVVLALGLVFGRSVGILGSVIAASIFAYTMYPQGSLRIADPGARSLVAWMLLAGVSLSYLLLPAHGDRTKRGQ; from the coding sequence ATGAAGCGTAAGGGGCCTCTCGCTCACTCCCTCTGGTTAGTCGTGGCCTTGTCCGCGTGTGCCCTCGCTGCCTGGTCGGCTACCCTGGTCCGCTGGCGCTCACCGCTGCAGGAAGTCGTTCCGTTCGCCATTTTGGGCGTAGTCCTGGCGCTAGGCTTGGTCTTCGGAAGGTCGGTGGGCATTCTGGGGTCCGTCATTGCCGCGTCCATCTTTGCCTACACCATGTATCCCCAGGGCAGCCTGCGCATCGCCGACCCCGGCGCCCGCTCGCTCGTTGCCTGGATGTTATTGGCCGGGGTGAGCTTGTCTTACCTGCTGCTGCCGGCGCACGGCGACCGCACCAAGCGCGGGCAGTAG